The Dioscorea cayenensis subsp. rotundata cultivar TDr96_F1 chromosome 19, TDr96_F1_v2_PseudoChromosome.rev07_lg8_w22 25.fasta, whole genome shotgun sequence genome includes a window with the following:
- the LOC120250178 gene encoding beta-amylase 2, chloroplastic-like isoform X1 — MADLKCISDSDLDLFIMTNRSGRRREGYLSFAADELPILSGKTPLQAFEAFFASFHDSFSDLFGSIMSSRISGCDDDRTASSGTHRSWRRILDQR, encoded by the exons ATGGCTGATCTGAAATGCATTTCTGACTCTGATCTTGATCTCTTCATCATGACCAATCGATCTGGCCGCCGCCGCGAGGGATACCTCTCATTCGCCGCCGACGAGCTCCCTATCCTCTCCGGCAAGACTCCATTGCAAGCCTTTGAAGCCTTCTTCGCAAGCTTCCACGATTCCTTCTCCGATCTCTTCGGTTCCATCATGTCATCACG GATTTCAGGATGTGATGATGACCGGACGGCGAGCTCTGGTACTCATCGATCCTGGCGAAGGATACTAGATCAAAGATAG
- the LOC120250178 gene encoding beta-amylase 2, chloroplastic-like isoform X2 → MADLKCISDSDLDLFIMTNRSGRRREGYLSFAADELPILSGKTPLQAFEAFFASFHDSFSDLFGSIMSSRISGFQDVMMTGRRALVLIDPGEGY, encoded by the exons ATGGCTGATCTGAAATGCATTTCTGACTCTGATCTTGATCTCTTCATCATGACCAATCGATCTGGCCGCCGCCGCGAGGGATACCTCTCATTCGCCGCCGACGAGCTCCCTATCCTCTCCGGCAAGACTCCATTGCAAGCCTTTGAAGCCTTCTTCGCAAGCTTCCACGATTCCTTCTCCGATCTCTTCGGTTCCATCATGTCATCACG GATTTCAGGATTTCAGGATGTGATGATGACCGGACGGCGAGCTCTGGTACTCATCGATCCTGGCGAAGGATACTAG
- the LOC120249660 gene encoding universal stress protein PHOS32-like, with protein sequence METPPDTSLPAPPPPAVKAVVAATHATIQPSSPRFFFSSVAAANPTAGSHRRIAIAVDLSDESAYAVRWAVQNYLRPGDAVILLHVRPTSVLYGADWGAIDLSLASESAGEDGGFDPSEESQRKLEDDFDTFTTTKAQDLAQPLVEAQIPFKIHIVKDHDMKERLCLEVERLGLSAVIMGSRGFGASRRGSKGRLGSVSDYCVHHCVCPVVVVRFPDDGVVAGLEGAAAGSDGSSRRSVLANEAELHPVPEEEQEYLDATDEHKDA encoded by the exons ATGGAGACGCCGCCGGACACCAGCCTCCCGGCACCGCCACCGCCGGCCGTGAAGGCCGTCGTGGCCGCCACCCATGCCACGATCCAGCCCTCATCCCctcgcttcttcttctcctcagtCGCCGCCGCTAACCCCACCGCTGGTTCCCACCGTCGGATCGCCATCGCCGTCGACCTCAGCGATGAGAGTGCGTACGCCGTGCGTTGGGCGGTCCAGAACTACCTACGCCCTGGCGATGCCGTGATCCTCCTCCATGTACGCCCCACAAGCGTTTTATATGGCGCTGATTGGGGTGCCATCGACCTCTCCCTCGCCTCTGAATCGGCGGGGGAAGACGGTGGATTTGACCCCTCGGAGGAGTCTCAGCGGAAGCTGGAGGATGATTTTGATACCTTCACGACCACCAAGGCTCAGGACCTGGCGCAGCCGCTGGTGGAGGCGCAGATCCCCTTCAAGATCCACATCGTCAAGGACCATGACATGAAGGAGAGGCTTTGCTTGGAGGTGGAGAGGCTTGGGCTCAGCGCTGTCATCATGGGGAGCAGGGGCTTCGGCGCTTCGCGGAGGGGTAGCAAGGGAAGGCTTGGGAGTGTCAGTGATTACTGTGTTCATCACTGCGTTTGCCCTGTTGTTGTGGTTCGTTTCCCAGATGATGGCGTGGTTGCTGGATTGGAAGGTGCAGCAGCTGGATCCGATGGTAGCAGCAGGAGGAGCGTATTGGCCAACGAGGCGGAGCTCCACCCGGTGCCGGAGGAGGAACAGGAGTATCTTGATGCCACCGATGAGCATAAAG ATGCTTGA